aaagtaaaagtaaagtaaaggtaaagttaaagtatagtaaaagtataaaactatgtacgtataatacgcgtataaaaatatatataatattaatttaaatcgttatatatatatatatatatatatatatatatatatatatatatatatatatatatatatatataaaataaaataaaatataaatatcgttatctttatcatactggttaagtaatgagttgtcaaaaaaaatagatttcttaaatcacagtggacctcataacataggcccgtaatcatatcataatgtatctgataattcaatcatttgatattatctcttaattctgtcgataaatatatcgaaacaaatatgtttatgtaaagtatcatatatctaatactttgttaatgttttcagttaatattatatattatatatacatatctatatacacataattgttcgtgaatcgtcgaacacggtcaaagggtaattgattacatgaatgtagttccaaactttttgagattcaacattacaaattctgcttatcgtgttagaaacatataaaggttaagtttaaatttggtcggaaattttcgggtcgtcacagcataGACATTCAATAGGTTTATCTTGGTCATACTATTAGCCATGAGCCGTAGACAAGCAAAAACGATTGGTTTGTTAATGTGTTCTAATACAACTGCTTCATTGTTCCATACTGAGAGAATGTCACCTGAGTATCCACTAGCAGGGCTATAAGCATAGTTGCAACCATTGGCTTCTCATAACTTCACTACATGAAATCCAAATATTTGGAATACTTTTAACCACTAATCCAATCACATTTAGACTCATCATTAACTCCATTTGCATTTATACTTATGAGGTTCTTAATAAAATAGACAACATCAGTAGAGAATCCGCTAACCAATTACGCTTGGGATTTTTACAACTCCTTTTGCCACATTTAAAACGATTacaaaatttaaaccctaatcgctCCAAATTTCCTAGATTTTCGTTCATCAGATACTAGGGTTTTGGACTTAGTATGTTGACTGTTAATACCTTTACTAACCGACTTAGCTTTCGATTTTCCTTTCTTTCTAGCGGACTTATTAAGCTTATGAAATCTCATTTTCTCCATGATTGGCACACTAGAAATTTCCTTCTGCTTTGAAAGATTATCTTTACGTATTCGATGAATTAATCGAGTTAGTATTTATTCATTGAATAAtctattattatataaatttttcaaaataataataataataataataataataataataataataataataataataataataataataataataataacctatgtAATTGATATTTAGAAATGATCATATATTGTAGTATGATGTTTATTTTTCATACTCGGATCGTATATTTGTGTGTGTAATACACACACACATAAGACTCAATTAGGTCATTTAGAGCATGTTGATTATATACATTACGACTTATTTTTTAAGTAATTATggagtatataatatataatttcatGACAAACTATGACTTTTAATAGTGTTACGTTGAAAATTTATGTAAACGatgaattatttaatatatatctatTAACTTGATTAATTCATcgaatatgaatatataaataaattaaagttAAATGAATTTGAATATACATGAAAGTTTTGTTAACAAATATAAATATGGATGTAAGATTATCCGGTccatttctattatatatatatatattttttttttttttgaaaagcaacttATGTATAAGCTATAAACAGTATGTACAAGGGGGAATGAATGTGTCAAAACAACCCAAACATCCTGCAACATGGACGCAGCCAAGCACACTATACAACACTACATACACCTGCACTTTAACCTCCAAACTCACAAACAAAAATAGAACATAAAAAATGCAACTCATAAAGCTATACAACATGGACTCCACGAACCAAAATTTAACCCAGATCAAAAACAGTGTTCGGATCTAACAACCAACGATGCCAATCAAATGAGGTAGTCTTCAATCGACTGGATATCCATTCGAATGTTTTGAGTTGAATCTCACTTACAATTTTTGGAGTAGCCCACGAATCTTTATGAAAGACTTTGTGATTTCTATTTTTCCAGATATGGTAACCCGTCACCCACCGCACAGCTTGCCAAGTCAGTTTTTGCAACTTAGACTTGCTGCTATTCCCGTCTTCCGAGAACAAATACGAAAGAGAAGCATTACCCGAAAGAATAGATCCCCACCAATTGAATACCCTACTCCAAACTTCCGCAGCATGTTTACATAGGAAAATCGCATGATCCACTGATTCCGTATGATCATTACATAGTGGACATAAAACTGAATCAAGGTCTACACCACGTTTGTCAAGTTCCATTCTTACCGGAATGCGATGTTTGAGAGTACGCCAAATAAATAACCCCACTTTTTGAGGTATCGATTTGTTACGCATGATACCTTCACTGAAGCCTTGACCTGCAAGTAAAATGTCATCAATTTTTTTTGTCATGACTTTTGCTTTGTATATCCCGCTATCATCCAACTTGTAAACCCACGAACCTTCTCCATCATATAAACTTGAGCATTCTTGAACCTGCAAAATTAAGCCTTCGAGTTCGCCAACGAGTCTGCCCGTAAGATTTCTGGACCATTGCCACGAGTAGGACCACGAACCATTTCTATTTGTAAACACCACCTTTAGTTATTTAAGTTTTGAATAGATTGTCAATAATTCTTTTGCATTGCAATATTTTctatcaaatcccttaaaatcatgTATTAATAAATTGTATCGTAACACAAATGTGAAAATTTGATAAATTTACAAGAAAAAATATGAATATACTTTCTAGATATAAAGATGAATACAGAACAAAAGAGTTACTGTATCAAATTATATGCAATAGAGAAAAGGACCCCATTTTGGCTTCATGCAGAAGTAAAATCGGACCCCACACGTCAAACCGAGATTGGGCCCACGCGTTTGGTGACAGAGTCAAAGTGGTTTCCTATTTCGCTTAAGTGACAAGTCTTATCCTTTTTTGGAATTATATGGATATATGTGTATGCAGTGTTGAAAAAAACGGGTTTAAATGGCGATTAATCGGTGATTAAACGGAAATTTAACACTTCCGTTAAGTTTAATGTAATTCGCTATAAAAAACGGTCAACGCCGATTAATTCGGTCAAACACGATTAAACGGGATTAATTCAGGATTAAACGGAGTAATTCGgccaaaaaaaaatttatttaataaaatattcatttttgaaactgttatttttaatatatttatacttattatttaattttattatatatatttataaaagtcaacattggttaacatccgattaatccccgattaatcttcgaattaccgattaatccttcaaatgtcccgaccgattaatctccgaatagcgTTTTTTACAACCTTGTGTGTATGGATTATGGAGGATTTATATTATATGGCAAAATTCGTATTCCAATTCTAAATAAATCCTTGTATAGCATAGTACAAGTAATTTCATAGCCATTAGAGTTAGCTCATAGTAAGTGGTAGTTTTGTTTTTCAGTTTACAGACCTTATTATATTTTATGTCTGCGCGTTCGCAGATTCTTATTGCAGACTGTTTGTTTTTCTGAAGGCATAAGATGAAATAATGTTTTATTCTGTCCGCAATCTCAcagacttagaaatgtgcttctaagtgctgcagacagaattaagttattctgcagacataaaaacaaacagtcttcactaTTGAGCATACAGACTTTTAGATCACATCTTCTTTACAGACGTGGTCCGCAGATCTTCAgataaaaacatcttaaaaaacaaaataAACAAACAGCACCTAATATTTTCATAAGAaatttcaaattcaaatttcaaTTCTCAATAGTTTGAAGCattgttgcaaaacaccccgtctcgagccgttgcgATAGTTTAGTGACTAGTTAGTCCCGTCTCGAAGAAAatcgtctaatatgacagtcaacggtcaaaattcgagtcaaagttgaaaaaataaggtcaaagtctctcaaaatttggaaaagccagaaagtcggtaaaatcagtcaaatttgttgtattttagtttgaattttttgtattatattaacggtgatagTGATTATGGGTACGAAATAGTCAATTAAagtttttagctttaaaatatgtacatatatatacatttatatacttatatatttaaaagtcaactttggttgtctgtctcgacccccgtctcgaccccgtctccactgcgtctcgaacgtctcgacctttttagaatCTGACCGTCTCGACATCGTCTCAAGTCTTTTGGAACCTTGATTTGAAAGAGAAAAATTATCTGTggtttacttttaatattatatatgcaaATTAATAGTAACTTTTAATCTAGAGAATCTACTTCTCGACAATTATGGTGTGATTAAAAAAAGTTACTTTTGCCCTTAGACCCGTGATGCTTTTTCTACTTCCTTGAGCATTTAAATACAAATATTTTGTGTTCATGATATTATTCATCATGCATTGAGCACCAATGTCCTCACATTTAGCCTACCATAAGAATTTATCGAACCCGTTTATAATTACGAGCACATGGTTCAAGTGGTCATTGGACCCCGTATCCCACTATCATATGCTTTGCTAAAAATGTTGTCGACATCGATGGTTCATATTTAACTTGTTgggatatattatattataattataattattcggTTCGCATGCCTTCAACTCCATTCGATGTGAACAACATCCCTCGTATATCCGATAGATTTAAGTCGTGAGATAGAAATGTGTGATTGTATAGTTGGGAGAATGGGAGTTGTAGCTTCTAATTGTATCAAAATAGTTAATGATATTATTGTAGTTGTAACTTAACAATGTTATAAATTTCCGATATAATCATCATTCTTAGCCTTATATGTTATTACAAGTTTACAGAAactaattttaaatagttaatttTGTAATAAAACTAAAAACAAACCTTAAATAAAGCTCGGCCTTTTTTAAGTTGGAGATTCGAAGTTACGGAGTACGACTACGGAGTATTTCTTAAGAGCGATATAGGCTTATTGGGCCCGTAAATCAACATTCGTATATTAATAGCAAAATGggcttagatatatatatatatatatatatatatatatatatatatatagtggtaggatcaagagggaagtaaccattcggggggaagcaaaaacttttttttttttcgttttttgaaaaaactttgttcacgaacattatagatgagatgaaaatatgaacatttagtagagacactttgtgataaatgtttttattttggcgggaaaaacgctcgaagaagtaatatataacaattatcgtgtttttcgagcgtattttgaggttttagctattggggtttagatattagggtttatagggtttagatatcagggtttagaaatttagggtttagggtttagatttagggtttacatttaggatttagattgagtttttaacacgaacggtttagagtttagggtttagtgtttggtgtttggtgttttgggtttatggaataaacccaaaacaccaaaccctaaaccctaaactctaaatcgggctaaattttacttcacaaaacatggaaaaaaaaaacgttcatattcttcacgaacaatattatcttgaatgttagttttgtcgatcgttttcccgcctaaataataacattcgtcacgaagtgtctcttctaaatgttcatatttttgtgtgatcttgatgccggaaaaaaaaattcaaaaaaaaaacgaaaaaaaaaatatattttgcttccccccgattggttacttccccattgatcatgcccctatatatatatatatatatatatatatatatatatatatatatatataggggcaggatgattggagaagtaaccaatcggggggaagcatttTTGttcgtttttttttgaaattttttttttccggcatcaagatcacacgaaaatatgaacatttagaatagacacttcgtgatgaatgttattatttaggcgggaaaacgatcgacaaaaataacatttaagataatattgttcgtgaagaatatgaacgttttttttcttcatgttttgtaaagtaaaatttagcccgatttagagtttagggtttagggtttagtgtttggtgtttattccataaacccaaaacaccaaaccctaaaccctaaaccctaaactctaaaccgttcgtgttaaaaactcaatctaaattctaaatctaaacccaaaatctaaaccctaaaccctaaatttctaaaccctaatatctaaaccctataaaccctaatatctaaaccccaatagctaaaacctcaaaatacgctcgaaaaacacgataatttttatatattacttcttcgagcgttttcccgccaaaataaaaacatttatcacaaagtgtctctactaaatgttcatattttcatctcatctataatgttcatgaacaaagttttttcaaaaaatgaaaaaaaaaaaaaaatttacttcccccgattggttacttccctcttgatcctacccctatagcACACCCCTCCCACAAGCACCCCCGGTTCAGGGGGGACCAGAAAAGGTCAGTCTTTCACTTCCCAAAGAGTCCTTCTGATAATAGACTTCCAAGCCAAACATAAGAAagagagcatatatatatatatatatatatatatatatatatatatatatatatatatatatatatatatatatatatatatactaggttttaagCCCGTGCGTTGGATGGCTGttgaaaaaaagaagaaaaaaaacttCAATCATTCATAGATAAATGACAACGTTATTAAATTTGAATCGTGCAACACGAATCGAATCGAGAATTGCTAGTGAACAAATAATCGCACAACTCGTATATTGGATGCGAATGAGAATTGTTAATTTAAGAAAAGTCGCAGAGGATGAATGTAACTACAAATGATACACAAAAGAGACGTTTGTTGTTATCTGAGTTATTTGTCCATTGGAATCACAACATGCAAGCGTTACACATTTGAGTAGCGATTTTAAAGAATTATCTATTGCCTTGGTGACATCATGCAGATTAATGACAACAATAATATACGGAGTACATATTATCTACGACAATAAAATCAAAATCTATTTTGTTTTACGATTCGTCTAAATTATTTCATACAGCCCAGAGAGTGGGTGTAACTTTGTAAGCATGTACATGACCTgaaaatgttaaaatatatatgtCAAGATGCACTGTACAATAATTAATCTGATCATGTTATGAGCATTTATAATTATGCGGAGTAATATTCAGTTGGCAAAGTGATTCAAGCCAAAACTGACCTTGATATTCAAGCCGAGTTGTCGACCCTGTAATGAACAAAAGCAATCTCATAACATCCATTCATCTTATTCTCTTCACTAAATAATCTAAAAAGTAGATCATATAAACACTACCTCAACAATATTCTTTTGAAAAGGTCTCATGTAAATGTAAGATCTCTATGAGAGTAAAGTTCTCATAAACTTAGAACTGAACACTTATTATAAAAACCCAAAGCAATATTCAAAGGAGGTCATGCTAAGATATGGTCCTTTATAATAAACCCAATAATATTTAAGTTGTCATACATACACTGTTAATATATATAGTAGTCTATATCTTCGTATGGGTAGAGAACTCACCTATTCTTTATAGTGATCACTGAATGCAGACAAGTCATTCTCTGAATATTGCTATATAACTATCTTCTATCATCCACGTATTTGATTTGCAGGCCCACTGTACATACGAATCAATACTGAATTAAATGTGTGTATTGTTACGAAATCATTATAAAACTTTTAATTCGAAAATACACAAAAAGATAGAGCCAGTGCGTTGCACGGCTCTATaaaaaccaaaataaataaataatagatcTTAGGTAAGAAATTAAAAGAGGTTATCAGCACCTTCTTTGATATGAAGATATGAAAACTGTGATTTGGTATGATTTTGCGAACCCCAATGCCTCTTCTACTTCGACTATTCAATCCCAATTGTCTCTTATGGTCCTTAAAGTAATGCCCTCTTTCTATTCTTCATGAAAACTGTAGACAAATTACTTGGATAACAAAACAAAATGGGTATTCTAAGACTCCTTGTAGCGGTGTTGTGCAACGGCGTGGGGGGGTGACATGGCACCCGGCGCCGCCCCCTTCTAGCCGTATCAAGGCGTGGGTCAACCAAGAAAATGGAGCGTGCCTGAGCCTGCAACGGGGATGGCAACGGTGTTGTTtgcttttttttaattttttattaatttaaaaatattattttatatcccTTTTAATAcctaacccaattatattttaacacgtcATCATAATACTCTTAACCCACACCAAAAACCCACACCACCCCTACTCCATAAAAACAACccacacgtcctagtcatcaaaaaggTACAAAAAGCAACCCACGCCCCTAACCACTACAAGTGGTCTAACACATCAAAGAATAGTAATAAAATCTGCATttctatatataataattttttaaACTATAAATTACAATGAATTACCCGTTACAACCATTGAACCTAATTTTAAGCAAATGTACTATTCTTTTATATGATAATCAACCAAATCGACCACTTCGATTATTGTTTTTAATTTATCTTCTATATAATGAACGGTCGTATTATACTACTCGTAGTAATAGTACGAGTAATAGTACTGCATATTCTTGAACTTCTAATTTTAAgcaaatgtattgtgcttctttaaAGAATCAAATACAACTCGTAGTAATAGTACAACATGTTATTGCTTAAGCAAATCCAcaataataatgaattttattatacTATTTGTATTCTCTTAAAAATGTATAACAATACTGAAGAAATCTTGAAATCTTGGCATATTAATATCGACAACCATTGATTCCTATAATTAAGCAAATTCCTTAAATCAGTTGTTAACAAAATCCCATACAAAACAGCAAGTATATTATTTAAAAATTACTAAAATCATGGAGACATAACAGGGATTGAAACAAAGTAAAATTATGGGAAGTTCGAATCAATTCAGATGTAGTTTTTGACTTCCagtttaattgaatatatgaatgaaTATGAATTAGTAATAAAAACATACTTTGTCGATGTACAACGTCAGATTTGTTGATTCGACAAACTCAGGTAAGGCTAGTCGACTTGATCCATTGTTTTTATCCATTGATGAAGATCAAATGTATGGTAGATGTAATCAAAGGGACCAACACCCCAATTTTTCCTATTTTGATATTGGAAAAAATAATCTACAAATATTGCAACAAAGATTTAAGATTAGAGATGCAATACTGATTAAGAATATTTACATTTACATCTTCAATATAAAGGAATCTTTTGAACAAACAAAAAGCAGATTTAccaaaaactatataaatatttcaataaaaatTATCAAATAGAAATGCAATAAAGCTTATAATCAGTGAGTCAGTGACGAGTCTTGTTTTTTAATCGATATGCAACAAAGATTACAATAAACACTTGCTTCAAAATTAATGAATTGAACAATAATCGAAATAAACCTGGAAATTTTGTAGGGCTCGAATCGTTGTACGCGCTTTCCGTTGTTTGAATTGAGCAATAGTCGAAAATACTATTTGATAATCCATTGTGAATTTTAGCATCCTTTTTTAGGGTTTGTTTGGGGTGAGACTGTGAGAGAACTGGATTTTAGAGAAGAGATAAGTTTGTTGAAAAACTCATGGGCTACGCGTTCGCATAATCTATCTATCGTTCGCATAATCTATCTATGGAGTATTTTTTAATCGTTTTTTTTTAGTTCTTGTATTAATTAACTTgttattatagattatagattagtTATATTCAGAAAATTTGAACTTTTGACAGCTGTTAATTCCACGTGTCATCCATCCCTGTTAATATAGTACTGTTGACAATTAGACTAAAATACTCtcttttctatatctatataagtatatacaatatagatatatagatatatagatatagatatatactggtatgatcaagagggaagtaaccattcgggggaagcaggggaaagcaaaatttttttttcttcgttttttgaaaaaactttgttcacgaacattatagatttgatgaaaatatgaacatttaataaagacactttgtgataaatgtttttattttggcggaaaaacgctcgaagaagtaatatataacaattatcgtgtttttcgagcgtattttgaggttttagatattagggtttgaatattagggtttatatattagggtttatagagtttagatattagggtttagggtttagatttaagatttagattgagtttttaacacgaacggtttagagtttagggtttagggtttggtgttttgagtttatggaataaacccaaaacaccaaaccctaaaccctaaactctaaatcgggctaaattttacttcacaaaacatgaagaagaaaaaaaaaacgttaacattcttcacaaacaatattatcttgaatgttatttttgtcgatcgttttcccgccaaaataataacattcatcacgaagtgtcttttctaaatgttcatattttcatccaatctataatgttcgtgaacaaagtgttttcaaaaaacgaattttttttttttgcttccccccgcttccccccgattggttacttacccattgatcctgccactatatatatatatatatatatatatatatatatatatatatatatatatatatatatatatatatatatatataagtagatcAACATAATACTCCGCAAGTCATTTCTGTCTTTGGTCATGTGTTGCAAAGCGCAAGGATCAAAAAAGAAATTGATTTCAAACGATAATAAGTAGTTGATAACTAGTTATCGaactctcgcttcgcgccgggggttcaattttcaatgtattatattgtgtttagtttgtaaaattatttcgtggctaacgatcatgtcgttgaagcgcaactcgagtcgaactaaaaggtataacccgtcaaagattttaaatgttattttacatctccgcgtttcgctatggaattgtcgacttttaaaaatttaacgcaaaatcaacgtgtaaagtacctcaaatatttatcgTTTTTTGAAAAGCATCCTTTTTgcctatagttagtgacattgtgttcctaaaattatttcgagtttaacaatgttgccggaaaaatttaactcgttgcgagcgagaatatatgacccgttgaatattttggtggagtttagttaagattttttttatgaaaatggttatttgatacTTTACCCCCCGTTTGGGGGGccggttttaatttttgaacaaaggttGGGGGTTTTTTAAAGGGAAAAAAGTGAAAAAGAGGAGAAAAAAATGTGAAAGGACGACTATTCGCCATTTTTATCTAATAGTTAATATGTTAATTTACAGAATACAATTCTTCAATaaattttacatgtaaatattaaagGAAAtgaatgtgtttttttttttagcaAAAATAACGCATAACCTTATGGAAACGAGAAAGTTTCCTAAAAGAAAACGCTCTCAACCAATAGATATAAAGAAAAGATATAAAGAAAGAGCGAAAGGGCTCAAACCTAGAACACAAGAAAACACTAAACTATCTAACAAGCTACACAAACTACATCCTGATAACTAAATGAATGCTGAATGGTTGTTATGAATAATTCAACATAAATTGTTAAAAGGTTCAGCTAATTTGTCATTAGGATGTCACAAACAAAAACCATAATAATTTAAAACCGTATGAAGTCGGTTGTTGCAATGCACAAACATCAAAGGCCTACGGATATTGAATTGTCTTGCAAATTAAGTTGTTTAAAAGCAGAGAGTATCAT
This genomic window from Rutidosis leptorrhynchoides isolate AG116_Rl617_1_P2 chromosome 2, CSIRO_AGI_Rlap_v1, whole genome shotgun sequence contains:
- the LOC139887760 gene encoding uncharacterized protein, which gives rise to MTKKIDDILLAGQGFSEGIMRNKSIPQKVGLFIWRTLKHRIPVRMELDKRGVDLDSVLCPLCNDHTESVDHAIFLCKHAAEVWSRVFNWWGSILSGNASLSYLFSEDGNSSKSKLQKLTWQAVRWVTGYHIWKNRNHKVFHKDSWATPKIVSEIQLKTFEWISSRLKTTSFDWHRWLLDPNTVFDLG